A genomic stretch from Psilocybe cubensis strain MGC-MH-2018 chromosome 1, whole genome shotgun sequence includes:
- a CDS encoding holo-[acyl-carrier-protein] synthase — MSKPAFWLRCEKKEFERRSALTPTTSKKLIDAGFEIFVERDEQRIFDDSEYEAVGCKLVDNNSWPSAPTSVPIIGLKELPESTDPLPHTHIQFAHCYKRQAGWSKVLSRFHHGGGTLYDIEFLNDTSGRRVAAFGFHAGFAGAAAGALALAAQRKGQPLGLLTPYENETDMINSVRELLGGSGKGVKALVIGALGRCGRGAVDLFRKIGLDEDDILKWDMAETAKGGPFSEILDVDIFVNCIYLSSKIPPFINERTIAAVGKQRRLSVVVDVSCDTTNPFNPIPIYNINTTFDNPTVPVQVGEGNPPLSVISIDHLPTLLPREASEQFSGDLLPSLLDFPSRQTAPTWANAEKLFKEKLAEAVAEEKL, encoded by the exons ATGTCCAAACCAGCATTCTGGCTTCGCTGCGAAAAGAAAGAGTTTGAGCGACGGTCCGCTCTTACTCCTACTACCTCAAAGAAATTGATCGACGCCGGTTTCGAGATTTTTGTCGAACGCGACGAGCAGCGCATATTCGATGACTCGGAATATGAAGC TGTTGGTTGCAAGCTTGTCGACAACAACTCGTGGCCATCTGCCCCGACTTCTGTTCCCATCATTGGATTGAAAGAACTTCCCGAGTCAACTGACCCCTTGCCGCATACCCACATCCAGTTTGCACATTGTTACAAGCGCCAAGCTGGGTGGTCCAAAGTTCTCTCGCGCTTCCACCACGGTGGTGGAACCCTATACGACATTGAATTCCTCAACGATACCTCAGGCCGCCGAGTCGCCGCCTTCGGTTTCCATGCCGGCTTCGCTGGTGCGGCTGCGGGTGCTCTGGCCCTTGCTGCTCAACGAAAGGGCCAACCCTTAGGCCTTCTCACTCCCTATGAAAATGAGACTGATATGATCAACAGTGTTCGGGAGCTCTTGGGAGGAAGCGGTAAAGGTGTTAAGGCGCTTGTCATCGGTGCTCTTGGTCGTTGTGGCCGTGGTGCTGTCGATCTTTTCAGAAAAATTGGGCTCGACGA GGATGACATACTGAAGTGGGATATGGCGGAGACCGCCAAAGGAGGTCCATTCAGTGAAATTCTAGATGTGGATATCTTTGTCAACTGCATTTATCTTTCTTCCAAAATCCCGCCCTTTATCAACGAGCGAACGATTGCCGCTGTCGGAAAACAGCGTCGGCTGTCGGTTGTCGTAGATGTCAGCTGCGATACAACAAACCCCTTCAATCCCATTCCAATCTATAATATCAATACCACGTTCGACAACCCCACTGTTCCTGTTCAAGTCGG AGAGGGAAATCCACCACTTTCTGTGATTTCTATCGATCACTTGCCCACACTTCTTCCCAGGGAAGCTTCAGAGCAATTCAGCGGAGATTTGCTCCCGTCCCTCCTTGACTTCCCATCGCGCCAAACTGCACCAACATGGGCCAACGCCGAAAAGCTATTTAAAGAGAAATTAGCTGAGGCAGTTGCTGAAGAAAAACTCTAG
- a CDS encoding putative oxidoreductase DltE, producing the protein MTYILRVVDHDICPVFGSTSAVLQLFCPDFWNDILLKIWDFCPVSERPKGSIFKIFVRPKERPLGLLSGVLSKAALHSFTTSLRAQLHATNVHVMEIIPPLVESELHDAQGTTPMLSKFWMPLDQFTKETMEGLQRGDAHIAVGTSKSAFEKYEEGKAEAALGIQKTRESQGA; encoded by the exons ATGACTTATATTTTGAGGGTCGTTGATCACGATATATGTCCGGTTTTTGGATCGACCTCGGCGGTCCTGCAACTTTTCTGTCCGGAtttttggaacgacattTTGCTCAAAATCTGGGATTTCTGTCCGGTTTCGGAACGTCCGAAGGGgtcgattttcaaaatttttgtccgtcCGAAGGAACGTCCTCTGGGCCTATTGTCAGGGGTCCTATCCAAAGCCGCTCTTCACAGTTTTACAACATCCCTGCGTGCCCAGCTCCATGCGACAAATGTTCACGTCATGGAGATAATACCACC ACTGGTTGAATCAGAGTTACACGATG CGCAAGGAACAACCCCTATGTTGTCCAAGTTTTGGATGCCTCTTGATCAATTTACGAAAGAGACCATGGAAGGACTTCAAAGGGGGGACGCACACATTGCAGTTGGAACGTCCAAGTCAGCCTTCGAAAAGTACGAGGAAGGGAAGGCGGAGGCAGCACTAGGGATACAGAAGACAAGAGAATCGCAAGGGGCATAA
- a CDS encoding 11-beta-hydroxysteroid dehydrogenase-like 3, with amino-acid sequence MPSIDDSKCILVTGATSGIGRALALNLARLPSRPKVIATGRRKERLEELEKADLHAVSFDLSVNLETMKKNMDELIAHFPELDTIILNAGIQHIFHFKKGIELSSIVEEFNVNYLSVVSLITYILPHFLKLSEQGRPSFIITVTSGLAIVPNPMMPNYCASKEDP; translated from the exons ATGCCATCCATAGACGACTCTAAATGCATTCTCGTTACTGGTGCCACCTCCGGCATTGGGCGTGCTCTTGCACTCAATTTAGCCAGACTTCCCAGCCGACCTAAAGTCATTGCAACCGGTCGTCGCAAAGAACGTCTAGAAGAACTCGAAAAGGCTGATCTCCACGCAGTTTCATTTGACTTGAGTGTAAACCTagagacgatgaagaagaacatGGATGAACTGATTGCCCATTTTCCTGAG TTAGACACAATCATTTTAAACGCAGGAATACAGCATATATTCCACTTCAAAAAGGGGATTGAGCTGTCTA GTATTGTGGAAGAGTTTAATGTGAATTACCTCTCGGTTGTCTCCTTGATAACCTATATATTGCCACATTTCTTAAAACTCTCG GAACAAGGGCGTCCTTCTTTCATTATCACAGTGACATCAGGCTTGGCCATTGTGCCGAACCCCATGATGCCAAATTATTGTGCATCCAAAGAGGACCCCTGA
- a CDS encoding Tetratricopeptide repeat protein 1, whose translation MSSKDNDKVSQETPLEEDYLEVANERKQEGNDHFRAGKWNEALVAYRSALNCLPKRPASPRAEKSQLGEDDEGGEPEPTPDLPKAEEDVIDLSSPAVSEVDKEAARLRAVLNANMGACFVKLGDHKEAVKLCTEAIRDDPTYIKARERRAASNDALNTWTSLTSVQEDYEALLKLIDSPSQQSDIRRKLQLLKPRLEAAQKRETDEMLGKLKSLGNSILGNFGLSTDNFKFEPNGSGGYSMNFTR comes from the exons ATGTCATCAAAGGATAACGATAAAGTATCCCAGGAAACACCTTTGGAGGAA GACTATCTGGAGGTCGCAAACGAGAGGAAACAAGAAGGCAATGACCATTTCCGCGCTGGAAAGTGGAATGAGGCCCTAGTTGCGTATCGATCGGCGCTTAACTGTCTTCCAAAAAGGCCTGCAAGTCCCCGGGCGGAGAAATCTCAGTTAGgggaggatgatgaaggagGAGAACCAGAACCAACTCCCGATTTGCCCAAGGCTGAGGAAGATGTCATCGACTTATCATCTCCGGCTGTTAGTGAGGTTGACAAGGAGGCAGCGCGTCTTCGGGCAGTGCTGAACGCGAACATGGGCGCATGCTTTGTAAAACTG GGTGACCACAAAGAGGCCGTGAAGCTATGTACCGAAG CAATTCGCGACGACCCAACGTATATCAAGGCTCGAGAAAGAAGGGCGGCATCTAATGATGCGCTAAACACATGGACGAGCCTTACCTCTGTTCAAGAAG ATTATGAAGCTCTCCTCAAATTAATCGATTCGCCCTCTCAACAATCTGATATCAGGCGGAAACTCCAACTACTGAAACCACGTTTAGAAGCAGCACAGAAACGCGAAACGGATGAAATGTTGGGTAAACTGAAAAGCCTGGGTAATAGTATATTAG GAAACTTTGGGCTTTCAACGGACAACTTCAAGTTTGAGCCAAATGGTTCTGGGGGATATTCAATGAACTTTACTCGTTGA
- a CDS encoding Mitochondrial inner membrane protease subunit 1 translates to MRYSKRAAVGSFKVFNFLFAVHIFMTYVGRFSFMAGPSMLPTFAVEGEIVIEDFITYRLFPDKMKRGDLLIVRSPIEPTKVICKRLIGLPGDIVCVDPSGVVYPSTEHVVVPKGHVWISGDNALASRDSRMYGPVPIGLVKGRVFARVWPLNSFKVFTNQISYIE, encoded by the exons ATGAGATATTCCAAACGTGCTGCAGTAGGATCTTTCAAG GTATTCAATTTCCTCTTCGCTGTTCACATTTTTATGACATATGTCGGTCGCTTCAGTTTT ATGGCTGGCCCCTCGATGTTACCCACTTTCGCCGTAGAGGGTGAAATTGTTATAGAAGACTTTATTACATACCGCCTTTTTCCAGACAAGATGAAACGCGGTGATCTTCTCATAGTCAGGTCCCCCATCGAACCCACAAAAGTTATATGCAAGCGCTTGATTGGTTTGCCCGGAGACATAGTTTGTGTAGATCCTAGTGGCGTGGTCTACCCATCCACAGAGCATGTTGTCGTTCCCAAAGGCCATGTATGGATAAGCGGAGACAATGCCTTAGCATCGCGTGATTCGCGCATGTACGGGCCTGTTCCTATAGGACTCGTCAAAGGGCGAGTGTTTGCGAGG GTTTGGCCACTCAATTCTTTCAAAGTCTTTACAAACCAGATATCATATATCGAATGA
- a CDS encoding Elongator complex protein 4, with amino-acid sequence MTSLSCELFEQTQDIEGMEVGTRTLERSHRHKMSSFKRKATGKQTLTVYPGTRISPASNLSLITSTGISSLDDILGGGLPLTCSLVFGAPDIHSSYGDLIQKYFVAQGLGNGHRVCVVGEDAEKFVRDIMWFPKAQELQRAAESDDDDKPANQDEKVKIAWRYEKMKQFQTTVGSQDGDCLPFELASRVPKEMIDDGLKSQRIRVVNAGTNMFDILGEISRFLEAETKEATRICIAGLGSAGWGDVSPQVCERIVKRETGLTDRNAANPGLASIFPSHHGLVSVQRVPSPQTQSAPSERFSTLRGLGSSGENNLGFKCTRKRLVFETVHLDIEGGTGERRTKESNEGARKVKTSRKKVVFENDF; translated from the exons ATGACATCCTTGTCTTGCGAACTTTTTGAACAAACACAGGATATCGAAGGCATGGAAGTTGGAACAC GGACACTGGAGCGTTCGCATAGACACAAAATGTCTTCCTTTAAACGTAAGGCAACAGGCAAGCAGACACTCACAGTGTACCCAGGAACGCGCATATCGCCTGCTTCGAACCTCAGTCTTATTACATCAACTGGTATATCTTCTTTGGATGATATCCTGGGGGGTGGGCTGCCACTTACATGTTCACTGGTCTTTGGTGCTCCGGATATCCATTCATCGTATGGGGACCTAATTCAAAAATATTTTGTTGCACAAGGCCTGGGCAACGGGCACAGAGTGTGCGTTGTTGGTGAAGATGCAGAGAAGTTTGTGCGCGATATTATGTGGTTCCCAAAAGCGCAAGAATTGCAGCGGGCAGCTGAatctgacgacgacgataaaCCCGCCAATCAAGACGAAAAAGTGAAGATCGCGTGGAGATACGAAAAAATGAAGCAATTCCAGACAACGGTAGGAAGCCA GGACGGAGACTGCCTGCCATTTGAGCTTGCGAGTCGCGTGCCAAAAGAGATGATTGATGACGGATTGAAATCTCAAAGGATACGTGTTGTGAATGCGGGGACGAACATGTTTGATATTCTAGGAGAAATCTCGAGGTTTCTGGAGGCCGAGACCAAGGAAGCCACGCGGATTTGTATCGCAGGACTTGGATCAGCAGGCTGGGGCGACGTTTCACCGCAG GTGTGTGAGCGAATTGTAAAGAGAGAGACGGGGTTGACAGATAGAAATGCAGCGAACCCGGGCCTAGCAAGCATATTTCCGTCGCATCATGGACTGGTGAGTGTGCAGCGAGTGCCGTCACCGCAGACGCAGAGTGCGCCGAGCGAGCGGTTCTCGACGCTGCGGGGACTGGGAAGCAGCGGGGAAAACAATCTGGGATTCAAGTGCACACGAAAGCGGCTGGTGTTTGAGACGGTGCACCTGGACATAGAGGGGGGCACGGGGGAAAGACGGACAAAGGAGAGCAATGAAGGAGCGAGAAAAGTAAAGACGAGCAGAAAGAAAGTCGTGTTTGAGAATGATTTCTAA
- a CDS encoding Guanine exchange factor for Rac 30: MDPALYPDPYPSYRPPLPALSSGASSASTRSSAYTSSGSAQPYPDYSNVHVASPDEDISAIASHALLQMLASDPAQSSSARGPVLRSPDRSRWSEANSAGLRSRSSSLGNGLSSAHPTDFSPPSLSQKPSYDLTWQTVHERDEVLMSEEETDDEPTLDSIDPDPDDKYEERTSAAVVAEEGRGLIVQGDNVPIVQLQIPPGTTHLLIGSSSTPNAVPSFLTSVLPQIAHSLLALDISANFLGALPPVLAVCECLEELNVASNPLRVLPVFLADLLNLRVLIADSTGISTLPDALVDLGKLHTISIRRNKLHALPSWLCLLPALQTLCLDGNPFQGPWKALVDPLLAKVPTTPVYPPSTPMLLPLSASAQSSNADAETDGTDVEDDSDHEGSSPRQAGYVRSPEEEDHTITPERGPLLSRATTSPLPVSPPPSSKPLTRTRTTPNRSYFEQTRTKPGTGVPSDSKARLQPPANKYDAQPSPSAEQHEIRKMKSAGDLRRGRSATTVTEEPSMPGPPITKYQTSLSSSNLLQMAEANANASTSPNSSLADEFNRRFASLGPTSQYGSPSRMPPNAARPMLSKSMWESSPGPYNSPTPPDNLTRASSYSPAAPPRVQHQPPISQVSQELKPSSQRQRPSTRDKGTRWGFLKKMSMGKMKPDPPPSTLSTAASPSSSPNPPRISRPQTSNGTTNPHFGSISRGIDRLSKTPQIDVRLSTTGTIDALPMMSTPQPLPPVSHPPRQDSLAVPSSSLLVPGQPRTTKRRSFLPIDAPGGMASLSIPENSTFVTGVVLSQDGEDQHGGDDARVTTPSPVLDHEQYIRREEDRARDAYMRALRSVMAYLKDMNDLGAFQQQQNMLSMYGSSAQDEHLAARSRRPTVVERESSTASSSSTTMVDSTGHLRSSDSIAGLRSGSSSQTLSVATTDSSGSSEERKFKDDKGKRAMVIREILVTERTYVKGLQELVDIYIKPAATPVNLLSGVGSSKDTAVPASERKIVFGGIDALFSFHHDSFLPALEGAAAPLMRPAAEMQEADADGQLSLSVAKAVGDIFVKHAAFMRMYSSYINNFDSSVQRVKYWTSDKHSPAPPSSGTTLSPSSSTAQLVGLGISMAITSNPNAITDSAAATGIPNLTTSQRKRIKTYLKRCRLNPRHTQLNLEGYLLLPVQRVPRYKLLLEELLRSTPPSPEYMGDDPLDRALAEIALLANNMNEGKRESESRRKLVQWQARIRGKFPSPLVQPHRRLIMDGTLLLTRVVRKAVVSFEAINAQGDASTVQVDCLAPELTPRPLIGILCNDLLVLCRDPSEGQDPNSNVDLWAVLRMQTTPQPASIVHGTSLRLVDNKAILYFDAPTPSAALNWYRAINLHIPASKT; the protein is encoded by the exons ATGGATCCCGCCCTCTATCCAGACCCGTATCCTTCCTATCGCCCGCCTCTTCCCGCCCTCTCCTCCGGCGcttcctccgcctccacccGCTCCTCCGCCTACACCTCCTCCGGCAGCGCCCAACCCTACCCAGACTACTCCAACGTCCATGTCGCCTCCCCCGACGAAGACATCTCCGCCATCGCTTCACACGCTCTCCTCCAGATGCTCGCCAGCGACCCCGCCCAGTCCTCTTCCGCCAGGGGTCCCGTCCTCAGGAGTCCAGATCGCTCTCGCTGGTCAGAGGCAAATTCTGCTGGTCTccgctcccgctcctctTCCTTGGGTAATGGCCTCTCTTCTGCCCACCCAACCGACTTTTCGCCCCCCTCGCTCTCCCAGAAGCCCAGCTACGATCTGACCTGGCAGACCGTCCACGAACGGGATGAGGTTCTCATGTCAGAGGAGGAGACCGACGACGAGCCTACCCTCGATTCTATCGACCCAGATCCCGACGACAAGTACGAGGAGCGTACCTCCGCTGCAGTCGTCGCCGAGGAGGGTCGTGGTCTCATTGTGCAGGGAGACAATGTTCCCATCGTCCAGTTGCAAATTCCACCCG GCACTACCCATCTTTTAATTGGCTCCTCTTCAACTCCAAATGCTGTCCCCTCCTTTCTTACTTCTGTGCTACCCCAGATTGCTCACAGTCTGCTCGCTTTGGATATATCCGCCAACTTTCTTGGAGCTCTGCCTCCTGTTCTCGCCGTGTGCGAATGTCTCGAGGAGCTCAATGTCGCCTCAAACCCTCTCAGGGTACTTCCTGTCTTTCTTGCAGACCTGCTTAATCTTCGCGTCCTCATCGCAGACTCTACCGGCATTAGCACTTTGCCCGATGCACTTGTTGACCTAGGCAAATTGCATACCATCAGTATCCGAAGAAATAAACTTCACGCCCTTCCTAGTTGGCTGTGTCTCCTCCCAGCTCTCCAAACCTTGTGTCTAGATGGAAATCCATTCCAAGGCCCTTGGAAGGCTCTCGTTGATCCTCTCTTAGCAAAAGTTCCCACAACTCCCGTCTACCCTCCGTCGACTCCCATGTTGTTACCCCTGTCGGCAAGTGCACAAAGCTCCAATGCCGATGCGGAAACAGATGGTACTGATGTTGAAGACGACTCAGATCACGAAGGTAGCAGTCCGCGGCAAGCTGGTTATGTCCGTTCTCCggaggaagaagatcatACCATCACACCTGAGCGTGGACCGCTTCTATCTCGTGCAACTACTTCGCCTCTTCCTGTTAGCCCCCCGCCTTCGAGCAAACCACTCACAAGAACACGGACAACCCCTAATCGGTCCTATTTTGAACAAACGCGCACTAAGCCAGGTACTGGTGTTCCCTCCGACTCAAAAGCGCGACTGCAACCACCTGCAAACAAGTATGACGCTCAGCCATCTCCGAGTGCTGAACAGCATGAGATCCGAAAGATGAAAAGCGCTGGCGACCTCCGACGAGGTAGATCAGCCACTACAGTCACGGAAGAACCATCCATGCCTGGACCACCCATAACCAAATACCAGACATCGCTCTCGAGTTCTAATCTATTGCAGATGGCCGAagccaacgccaacgccagcACGAGCCCAAATAGCAGCCTTGCAGACGAGTTCAACAGGAGGTTCGCAAGTCTGGGCCCTACCTCGCAGTATGGCTCCCCATCTCGTATGCCACCCAATGCCGCAAGGCCCATGCTAAGTAAATCAATGTGGGAGAGCTCCCCAGGTCCGTACAACTCTCCAACGCCTCCTGATAACTTGACTCGCGCATCATCATACTCTCCTGCCGCTCCTCCTCGGGTTCAGCATCAACCGCCAATTAGTCAAGTTAGTCAGGAACTAAAACCGTCCAGCCAGCGCCAGAGGCCATCTACTAGGGACAAAGGCACCAGATGGGGCTTCCTCAAAAAGATGTCAATGGGAAAAATGAAGCCTGACCCCCCTCCATCAACGCTATCTACAGCTGcttcgccttcttcttcccctaATCCTCCCCGGATCAGCAGACCACAAACCTCAAATGGGACAACGAATCCTCACTTTGGATCCATTTCGCGAGGGATCGACCGCCTGAGCAAAACCCCTCAGATTGACGTCCGCCTTTCCACCACAGGTACCATAGATGCTCTTCCAATGATGTCCACACCgcagcctcttcctccaGTCTCGCATCCTCCTAGGCAAGACTCGCTTGCGGTCCCATCCAGTAGTCTATTGGTCCCTGGACAGCCGAGGACCACAAAACGACGAAGCTTTTTGCCGATTGATGCCCCAGGAGGAATGGCGTCCCTTAGTATTCCGGAAAATTCTACCTTTGTTACTGGCGTAGTTCTGTCTCAAGATGGGGAAGACCAgcatggtggtgatgatgctCGAGTAACAACACCGAGTCCTGTGCTTGATCATGAGCAGTATATCCGTCGGGAAGAGGATCGCGCTCGCGATGCCTATATGCGCGCATTGAGGTCAGTCATGGCTTACCTCAAAGACATGAACGATCTCGGCGCattccaacaacaacaaaacatGCTGAGCATGTATGGGTCATCAGCGCAGGATGAACACCTCGCCGCCCGCTCTAGAAGACCTACTGTTGTGGAGCGGGAGTCGTCGACAGCTTCAAGCAGCTCGACAACTATGGTCGATAGTACTGGGCATCTCCGTTCGTCTGATTCAATCGCAGGTTTGCGAAGTGGTTCATCCAGTCAGACGCTTAGTGTGGCTACAACTGATAGCAGTGGTTCATCGGAAGAACGCAAGTTCAAGGACGACAAAGGAAAGCGCGCCATGGTCATTCGGGAGATTTTAGT GACTGAGCGGACGTACGTCAAAGGCTTGCAGGAGTTGGTTGACATCTACATCAAGCCGGCTGCAACGCCCGTCAATCTTCTTAGTGGTGTCGGTTCAAGCAAGGATACGGCTGTGCCCGCATCGGAACGCAAAATTGTCTTTGGGGGTATCGATGCCCTTTTCTCCTTCCACCATGACAGTTTCTTGCCGGCGCTAGAAGGTGCCGCTGCTCCTCTAATGAGACCTGCTGCAGAAATGCAAGAAGCGGATGCCGATGGGCAACTGTCACTCAGCGTTGCAAAGGCAGTTGGAGATATCTTTGTCAAACATGCTGCATTTATGAGGATGTATTCGAGCTATATCAA CAACTTTGACAGCTCAGTGCAACGGGTCAAGTATTGGACATCTGATAAGCATTCGCCTGCACCACCAAGTTCTGGTACTACTCTGTCACCGTCGTCAAGTACAGCTCAGCTTGTCGGACTCGGGATATCAATGGCTATAACCAGTAACCCTAATGCTATTACAGACTCGGCAGCGGCGACTGGTATCCCGAATTTAACGACGAGTCAACGGAAGAGGATAAAAACTTATCTCAAGCGATGCCGCTTGAATCCTCGGCATACTCAACTCAACTTGGAAGGATACCTCTTGCTTCCTGTGCAACGAGTGCCCCGATATAAGCTACTT CTGGAAGAGCTTCTTCGGAGCACACCTCCCTCCCCTGAATACATGGGAGATGATCCGCTGGACCGGGCTTTGGCAGAGATTGCCCTTTTGGCGAACAATATGAACGAGGGCAAACGCGAGTCGGAATCTCGCCGAAAGCTTGTCCAATGGCAAGCGAGAATTCGTGGAAAGTTCCCCAGTCCGCTTGTGCAACCTCATCG GCGTCTAATAATGGATGGCACCTTGTTACTAACCCGCGTCGTGCGCAAGGCCGTGGTTTCGTTTGAGGCTATTAATGCCCAGGGCGATGCTTCTACCGTGCAAGTCGACTGCCTCGCACCCGAATTAACTCCCCGCCCACTCATTGGCATTCTATGTAACGATCTGCTTGTTTTGTGTCGTGATCCATCCGAGGGTCAAGATCCCAATTCCAACGTTGACTTGTGGGCTGTCTTGCGAATGCAAACGACACCTCAACCAGCTAGCATTGTACATGGAACTT CCCTCCGATTAGTTGATAATAAGGCTATATTGTATTTCGATGCTCCGACACCGTCTGCTGCTCTTAATTGGTATCGAG CTATTAACTTACATATACCCGCTTCGAAGACTTGA
- a CDS encoding Proline-specific permease yields MSIEKEKSDHQVAEVGQKIQDASDTESLRNDIDPLTGERKLVRQLKNRHIAMISIGGVIGTGLFLGTAGSLANGGPLGLLLGYTTMGSICFSVMLCLGEMVAFLPIPGGHIKLAERFVDPAFSFTMGWNYWYNWVIVLPAELSAASVLLGFWRPDINPAVWVAMCIVVVVTINMLGAGAYGEAEFIFASIKVITITGLIILGIVLDLGGGPDHDRLGFRFWKHPGPFTQFQGIGGAKGRFLGYWAVLTQAAFSFIGTEIVAIAAGEAKNPRRNLPRAIKRVYIRILLFYILGTFVIGILVPSNSDRLNLKATHGTAAASPFVIAIQRAGIKSLPSIINACLLTSAWSAASSDLYTSSRALYGLAASGNAPKIFLKTSRNGLPFVSVIFNSVFTLLGFMGVNSGSGRVFGWFANMTAIAGLMTWFGISLTYIRFYKGLKAQGIDRTTLPFYSRLQPFVAWYSMIACLIICILSGWAVFLKGQWATDTFVTNYLPLALFPILYIGSKYYYKEPVKKAHEMDFITNIKEIEAETYDDPPPKNKLEAFWQWLVSLISNVQEL; encoded by the exons ATGTCTAtcgagaaggaaaagagcgACCACCAGGTGGCCGAAGTGGGTCAAAAGATTCAGGACGCGTCGGATACGGAATCTTTGCGCAATGATATCGACCCCCTTACAGGAGAGCGTAAGCTCGTTCGACAGCTGAAGAACCGCCACATTGCTATGATCAG TATTGGTGGAGTAATCGGGACAG GCCTTTTCTTGGGCACAGCTGGTTCTCTTGCAAATGGAGGTCCACTTG GGTTGTTATTGGGCTATACTACCATGGGTTCTATCTGTTTCTCTGTCATG CTCTGCCTAGGGGAAATGGTCGCCTTTTTACCTATTCCTGGAGGTCATATCAAGCTTGCGGAACGTTTCGTGGACCCAGCATTTTCATTTACGATGGGTTGGAATTACTG GTATAACTGGGTAATTGTACTCCCCGCGGAGCTCAGCGCTGCTTCAGTTCTACTTGGATTCTGGAGGCCTGATATAAATCCAGCGGTTTGGGTTGCTATGTgtattgttgttgtcgtcaCAATCAATATGCTGGGAGCAG GTGCCTATGGAGAGGCCGAATTTATCTTTGC ATCCATCAAGGTTATCACCATTACAGGCCTAATTATACTAGGAATTGTTTTAGATCTTGGCG GTGGCCCGGACCATGACAGACTTGGATTCCGTTTCTGGAAACACCCAGGACCGTTCACTCAGTTCCAAGGCATTGGAGGTGCTAAGGGCAGGTTCTTGGGCTACTGGGCGGTTTTAACACAGGCTGCATTCTCGTTCATTGGCACTGAAATTGTTGCT ATTGCAGCTGGTGAGGCCAAGAATCCGAGACGTAACCTTCCTAGAGCTATCAAGCGCGTTTATATCC GAATTCTTCTTTTCTACATTCTCGGTACCTTCGTCATCGGCATACTTGTTCCCTCCAACTCCGATCGACTCAATCTAAAGGCAACTCACGGAACAGCTGCTGCATCACCATTCGTCATTGCCATTCAACGAGCTGGAATCAAGTCTTTGCCTTCG ATTATCAATGCCTGCCTATTGACTTCAGCATGGTCAGCTGCGTCGAGTGATCTTTATACTAGTTCACGCGCCTTGT ACGGATTGGCTGCATCAGGTAATGCCCCAAAGATATTCCTCAAGACTTCGAGGAATGGCCTGCCTTTCGTTTCTGTCATTTTTAACTCTGTCTTTACTTTACTGGGATTCATGGGCGTGAACTCGGGATCTGGACGAGTGTTTGGGTGGTTCGCAAACATGACTGCTATTGCTGGGCTCATGACGTGGTTTGGAATCAGTCTTACGTACATTCGATTCTACAAAGGCCTCAAGGCGCAAGGAATCGATCGCACGACCCTTCCATTCTATTCTAGATTGCAACCATTTGTTGCATGGTATTCCATGATTGCATGCCTCATTATATGTATT TTGAGTGGCTGGGCCGTGTTCCTCAAAGGACAGTGGGCAACGGACACCTTTGTCACAAATTATCTGCCTTTGGCCTTGTTCCCCATACTCTATATAGGATCAAAATACTACTACAAAGAACCAGTGAAGAAAGCACACGAAATGGACTTTATTACAAACATCAAAGAAATCGAGGCCGAAAC GTACGATGATCCCCCTCCGAAGAACAAGCTGGAGGCCTTCTGGCAGTGGCTGGTAAGCTTAATATCTAATGTGCAAGAATTGTAA